From one Acidobacteriota bacterium genomic stretch:
- the fahA gene encoding fumarylacetoacetase encodes MATAKQSWIASANHPSCDFPLQNLPYGVFRHREATHIGIAIGDRILDLHTCAESSLLSSLPEEIRDACRADQLNPLMSLGPTAWTQLRHQVTALLAAGSAEKHRVEPHLVPMREAVMQLPAHIGDYTDFYASIHHATRVGQLFRPESPLLPNYKHLPIGYHGRASSIVVSGEEIRRPSGQIKPAETASPAFGPTRSLDYELEVGVFVGPGNRLGNSIPIAEAEQHIFGLCLLNDWSARDIQSWEYQPLGPFLAKNFATTISPWIVPLEALAPYRIPAPPRPDTDPAPLPYLATPHAAHDAIDLTLEVFLQSATMRQAGHAPMRLSQGNLRNLYWTLPQMLTHHASNGCNLRPGDLLATGTISGPDTGSEGCLLEVKLNRSPLNLPTGETRIFLEDGDQIIFRAYTQSPGLPRIGFGECTGTISHS; translated from the coding sequence AGAACCTTCCATACGGGGTCTTTCGACACCGCGAGGCAACGCACATCGGCATCGCCATAGGCGATCGAATCCTCGACCTCCATACCTGCGCCGAGAGCAGTCTCCTGTCTTCGCTCCCCGAAGAGATCAGGGATGCCTGCCGCGCCGATCAGCTGAATCCGCTTATGTCCCTCGGCCCAACCGCATGGACTCAGCTACGCCATCAAGTCACCGCTCTTCTCGCTGCCGGCTCCGCAGAGAAACACCGCGTCGAGCCACACCTCGTCCCCATGCGCGAAGCAGTGATGCAGCTACCCGCTCATATCGGCGACTACACCGACTTCTATGCCTCCATCCATCACGCCACTCGAGTCGGCCAGCTCTTTCGCCCCGAAAGCCCTCTGCTCCCGAACTACAAGCACCTGCCCATCGGCTACCACGGCCGCGCCTCCTCCATCGTCGTAAGCGGAGAAGAGATCCGCCGCCCGTCTGGACAGATCAAGCCGGCCGAAACAGCATCGCCTGCCTTCGGGCCGACACGTTCGCTCGACTATGAGCTCGAGGTCGGCGTCTTCGTCGGCCCCGGCAACCGCCTCGGCAACAGCATCCCCATCGCCGAAGCCGAGCAGCACATCTTCGGCCTCTGCCTGCTCAACGACTGGTCTGCGCGCGACATCCAGTCGTGGGAGTACCAGCCGCTCGGGCCCTTCCTCGCAAAAAACTTTGCCACCACCATCTCTCCGTGGATCGTCCCGCTCGAAGCGCTCGCCCCCTACCGCATCCCCGCGCCACCACGCCCCGACACCGACCCCGCTCCCCTTCCCTACCTCGCAACGCCACACGCTGCACACGATGCGATCGACCTCACCCTCGAGGTCTTCCTCCAATCCGCAACGATGCGCCAGGCCGGGCACGCACCCATGCGGCTCAGCCAGGGCAACCTGCGCAATCTCTACTGGACACTCCCGCAGATGCTCACCCATCACGCCAGCAACGGCTGCAACCTGCGCCCCGGCGACCTGCTCGCAACCGGCACCATCTCCGGCCCGGACACAGGCTCCGAAGGCTGCCTGCTCGAGGTGAAGCTCAACCGGTCACCCCTCAACCTGCCCACAGGCGAAACCCGGATTTTTCTGGAGGACGGCGACCAAATCATCTTTCGCGCCTACACGCAAAGCCCCGGGCTGCCCCGGATCGGGTTCGGTGAATGCACCGGCACCATCTCGCACTCCTGA